One genomic region from Desulfuromonas sp. TF encodes:
- a CDS encoding type II secretion system protein encodes MIRFVSRLRNERRGLTLLELIIAMTIMAVLASAVLPMAEVTVKRSKEIELRRSLRIIRNAIDEYKADFEKASGKEPGKQQFYTPAINETGYPKELEDLLEGRDWGGMYPYKRKYLRRIPRDPFDRNDQGWGLRSYVDDPESTVWGGEDVYDVYSQSDAVALDGTPYNSW; translated from the coding sequence TTGATACGCTTTGTCTCCCGTCTCCGAAATGAACGGAGGGGCCTGACTTTACTGGAACTCATTATTGCCATGACGATCATGGCGGTACTCGCTTCCGCGGTTCTACCCATGGCCGAAGTCACGGTGAAGCGAAGCAAGGAGATCGAACTTCGCCGTTCCCTGAGGATAATCCGCAACGCCATTGACGAGTACAAGGCCGATTTCGAAAAAGCTTCCGGCAAGGAGCCTGGAAAACAGCAGTTTTATACGCCGGCCATCAACGAAACCGGATATCCCAAGGAATTGGAAGACCTGCTCGAGGGCAGGGACTGGGGGGGGATGTATCCGTACAAACGAAAATACCTCAGGCGCATCCCCCGGGATCCCTTCGACCGGAATGATCAGGGGTGGGGCCTTCGTTCTTACGTTGACGACCCGGAATCGACCGTCTGGGGAGGCGAAGATGTCTACGACGTCTATTCGCAGAGCGACGCCGTCGCTCTGGATGGAACTCCCTACAACTCTTGGTAG
- a CDS encoding type IV pilin protein has product MIELLIVMTIIGILASIAAPSVQRHVIRARETVLLEDLYQMRNSIDAFYADKGRYPESLDELVENKYLRGIPRDPFTREAEWDCLPPEPSIEGDLVEGGCYDPHSTSDMVGLNGIPYREW; this is encoded by the coding sequence TTGATCGAATTGCTGATCGTCATGACGATCATCGGCATTCTGGCAAGCATTGCCGCTCCTAGTGTTCAGCGGCATGTCATCCGCGCCCGGGAAACGGTTCTTCTGGAGGATCTTTATCAAATGCGCAACTCCATCGACGCTTTTTATGCCGATAAAGGCAGATATCCTGAATCCCTCGATGAACTGGTTGAGAACAAATATCTCCGCGGCATTCCTCGCGATCCTTTCACCCGTGAGGCGGAATGGGATTGCCTTCCTCCCGAGCCTTCGATTGAGGGTGACCTGGTCGAAGGAGGGTGTTACGATCCGCACAGCACGAGCGATATGGTCGGGCTCAACGGCATACCTTACCGGGAGTGGTAG
- a CDS encoding PilN domain-containing protein: MKLSLNLASRSYLNRRALYGIYSILFALLVLLLVFNLASYLRSQSQARQLQERLAEFDRELAGRQETAAAFSPAAYEETLEEITFANEVLIKDSFRWTALLDHLEEVVPDKVIIRGIQPDYKSGSLNLTGAARRVEDLKRFLDNLIQSSHFSDAYLLQQAREGGKGRNGGQGDIGFTIAVREAF; encoded by the coding sequence ATGAAACTCTCTCTGAATCTTGCCAGCCGATCTTATCTCAATCGTCGCGCTCTCTACGGCATTTATTCCATCCTGTTCGCGCTGCTGGTTCTGCTGCTGGTGTTCAACCTTGCTTCTTACCTTCGCAGTCAGTCACAGGCCCGGCAACTCCAGGAGCGGCTGGCTGAATTCGACAGGGAGCTGGCGGGGCGGCAGGAGACTGCTGCCGCGTTCAGTCCCGCCGCCTATGAGGAGACTCTGGAGGAGATCACGTTTGCCAACGAGGTCCTGATCAAGGACAGTTTTCGATGGACCGCTCTTCTGGACCATCTTGAGGAAGTCGTTCCCGACAAGGTGATTATTCGCGGGATCCAACCCGACTACAAAAGCGGATCATTGAACCTGACCGGAGCAGCGCGCAGGGTCGAGGATCTGAAACGTTTCCTGGATAATCTCATCCAGTCCTCTCATTTCAGCGATGCCTACCTTCTGCAGCAGGCCCGGGAGGGGGGGAAGGGCAGAAATGGCGGCCAGGGAGACATAGGGTTTACCATTGCCGTGAGAGAGGCTTTCTGA
- a CDS encoding type 4a pilus biogenesis protein PilO, whose translation MARESILLTAWRLNRRIPILIVGLILLNIAAYVVMSNVVAPRLDALERRYIERQSQVREVRLTGQTGAAAGSPREIYRRGVEDLGQFRTAIPPRTEFTALIGEIFSLAGKAGLSIDRIGYDPKEVAGQGLLRYTLDFSVSGDYGQIKRFVYSLEQSDRLIAIEELSLSGGEGKSKEGDVNLRVRLTTYFKTDIP comes from the coding sequence ATGGCCAGAGAATCGATCCTTCTCACCGCCTGGAGGCTGAACAGGAGAATCCCCATTCTGATCGTTGGATTGATTCTCCTGAATATCGCGGCATACGTTGTCATGAGCAACGTCGTGGCTCCAAGGCTAGACGCCCTTGAGCGCCGCTACATAGAACGCCAGTCGCAGGTGCGGGAGGTTCGATTGACCGGACAGACCGGGGCAGCCGCGGGTAGTCCCCGGGAAATCTATCGACGGGGAGTAGAGGACCTGGGTCAATTCCGGACGGCGATTCCTCCCCGGACGGAATTCACGGCACTGATCGGTGAAATTTTCTCCCTGGCTGGGAAGGCCGGACTGTCTATCGACCGGATCGGATATGATCCCAAGGAGGTTGCCGGTCAAGGGCTGTTGCGTTACACCCTGGATTTTTCGGTAAGCGGGGATTACGGTCAGATCAAGAGGTTCGTCTATTCGCTGGAACAGTCCGACCGCCTGATTGCCATCGAGGAGCTTTCCCTTAGCGGCGGCGAAGGCAAATCGAAGGAAGGAGACGTGAACCTGCGCGTGCGCCTCACGACCTATTTCAAAACGGACATCCCATGA
- the ftsE gene encoding cell division ATP-binding protein FtsE, producing MIQIYNVCKAYQKDSSALEDISLKIPKGDFVYLTGPSGAGKSTLLKLLYGAEKPSRGQILVNGQNITRMVSANIPLLRRRLGIVFQDFKLLNRRTIYENVAFPLEVQGRKRYEVAKKVYQTLKYVGLEHKLQRHPLELSGGEQQRVAIARALVVDPLVLLADEPTGNLDAGISTEIMELFKGANARGSTVLIATHDREMIRRFPRRIITLEGGRLVDDRTP from the coding sequence ATGATCCAGATTTACAATGTCTGCAAGGCCTACCAGAAGGATTCCTCCGCCCTGGAGGATATTTCCCTGAAAATCCCCAAAGGTGATTTCGTCTACCTCACGGGGCCTTCCGGGGCGGGAAAATCGACCCTGCTCAAGCTTCTGTACGGCGCCGAAAAGCCGAGCCGGGGACAGATTCTGGTCAATGGGCAGAACATCACCCGCATGGTATCCGCCAATATTCCTCTGCTGCGGCGCAGGCTGGGGATTGTTTTCCAGGACTTCAAGCTGCTGAACCGACGTACGATTTATGAGAACGTGGCCTTTCCCCTGGAAGTCCAGGGGCGCAAGCGCTATGAGGTTGCCAAGAAAGTCTATCAGACCCTCAAATACGTTGGACTGGAACACAAACTGCAGCGGCATCCGCTGGAGCTCTCCGGAGGAGAACAGCAGCGGGTGGCGATTGCCCGTGCCCTGGTGGTCGATCCCCTGGTGCTGCTGGCGGACGAGCCGACCGGTAACCTGGACGCAGGGATCAGCACGGAGATCATGGAATTATTCAAGGGAGCCAACGCCCGCGGGTCGACGGTTCTGATAGCCACCCACGATCGGGAAATGATCCGCCGCTTCCCCCGTCGGATCATTACCCTGGAAGGGGGACGGCTGGTGGATGATCGCACCCCCTGA
- a CDS encoding GspE/PulE family protein, with protein sequence MNFERKKIGEILVEMGAIAPAEVSLILERMMVTKGRFGETGAAERLFSEDILAQALARQFQLEYRDLEGFALDPELVASLPAGLPMQYRFLPILRREDGLVIAIADPTDVAALDNLELLLDIPLIPQVAASGKIVRLLERGEGSKRVLKEVSEDFKLQLVKETEKGEEVLSIEKLTADTSPIIRLIDSTLFDALNKRASDIHIESGQEGVIIKYRVDGVLYRATEPLDGRFQSPIISRIKVMSELDISERRIPQDGRFKVRMGNKSIDFRVSIMPSIFGEDAVIRILDKETIASDLKGLTMEALGISERERGRLRRMIREPYGMVLVTGPTGSGKTTTLYAALSEINNEEEKIITIEDPVEYQLQGIVQIPVNEKKGLTFARGLRSILRHDPDKIMVGEIRDPETAQIAVQSALTGHLVFTTVHANNVFDVLGRFLHMGIDPYNFVSCLNCVAAQRLVRRICPHCKEKVRHDRQALEESGLNFERYRDFDFHEGAGCEECHGLGYHGRSAIVELLDLNDELRELIVNKAPVTRLKKAAREAGTVFLREAALEKVFEGVSTLKEINRVTFVEQVEKA encoded by the coding sequence ATGAATTTTGAACGCAAGAAGATCGGTGAGATTCTGGTGGAGATGGGCGCTATCGCCCCCGCCGAAGTGTCATTGATCCTGGAACGCATGATGGTGACCAAAGGGCGATTCGGCGAAACAGGAGCAGCGGAGAGACTGTTCAGCGAGGACATTCTGGCCCAGGCATTGGCTCGACAGTTCCAGCTCGAGTATCGCGATCTCGAAGGATTCGCTCTTGACCCGGAACTGGTGGCCTCTCTTCCCGCGGGTCTGCCGATGCAATATCGTTTTCTTCCTATACTCCGCCGGGAGGATGGTTTGGTCATCGCCATAGCCGATCCTACAGATGTGGCCGCACTCGACAATCTCGAACTGCTCCTCGATATTCCGCTCATTCCGCAGGTTGCCGCCTCCGGGAAAATCGTCCGTCTGCTTGAGCGTGGGGAAGGCTCGAAGCGGGTCCTCAAGGAGGTTTCGGAGGATTTCAAGCTGCAGCTGGTGAAGGAAACAGAAAAGGGAGAGGAAGTTCTCTCCATCGAAAAGCTGACCGCCGATACCAGCCCCATCATCAGGCTTATCGACTCGACTCTTTTCGATGCCCTGAACAAGCGGGCCAGCGATATCCATATCGAATCCGGTCAAGAAGGTGTCATCATCAAGTATCGGGTGGATGGAGTCCTCTATCGAGCCACCGAACCTCTCGACGGCCGCTTTCAGAGCCCCATCATCTCACGCATCAAGGTCATGAGCGAATTGGACATCTCCGAGCGGCGCATTCCCCAGGACGGCCGCTTCAAGGTCCGAATGGGGAATAAGTCCATCGATTTCCGTGTCTCCATCATGCCCAGTATTTTTGGCGAGGATGCGGTCATACGAATCCTGGACAAAGAAACTATCGCTTCCGATCTGAAGGGGCTCACCATGGAAGCTCTCGGCATCAGTGAGCGTGAGAGGGGACGTCTCCGCCGCATGATCCGGGAACCTTACGGGATGGTTCTGGTGACCGGACCGACCGGCAGCGGAAAGACGACAACTCTCTATGCCGCCCTTTCCGAGATAAACAATGAAGAGGAAAAGATCATCACCATCGAGGATCCGGTCGAGTACCAGCTCCAGGGAATCGTGCAGATCCCTGTGAATGAGAAGAAGGGGCTGACCTTCGCCCGGGGGTTGAGGTCCATTCTGCGCCACGACCCCGACAAGATCATGGTCGGCGAGATCCGCGATCCGGAAACGGCCCAGATTGCCGTACAGTCGGCCCTGACAGGACACCTGGTCTTTACCACCGTGCATGCCAACAATGTATTTGACGTGCTGGGGCGATTTTTACACATGGGAATCGATCCTTACAATTTCGTCTCCTGCCTGAACTGTGTGGCCGCCCAACGGCTGGTGCGCAGAATCTGTCCCCATTGCAAGGAGAAGGTTCGCCATGACCGCCAGGCCCTTGAGGAGTCGGGCCTCAATTTCGAACGTTACCGGGATTTTGATTTTCACGAGGGGGCGGGATGCGAGGAGTGTCACGGCCTTGGATATCACGGGCGCAGCGCCATTGTCGAACTGCTCGATCTCAACGACGAACTTCGTGAACTGATCGTGAACAAGGCGCCGGTGACCCGCTTGAAGAAGGCCGCCCGCGAGGCAGGCACCGTTTTTCTGCGGGAGGCGGCACTGGAGAAGGTCTTCGAGGGTGTGTCAACCCTCAAGGAAATCAACCGTGTAACATTTGTCGAGCAGGTGGAGAAAGCGTGA
- a CDS encoding secretin N-terminal domain-containing protein, whose product MNKLQVMKAVFACLLLVFLSGCAGHRAFKAGEEAVLQGNYDEAVLKYSQAAAKEPQRHEYRAKLAAARTMAAREHLKNGRLLTEGKQYAEAVAEFRTALDLDPTLEVADRELEEVQEVIRAHQLVTEAEEFHRGRRVLQAKNNLDLALQLDPGNVRARELMEILKKERRTVIDGFELDVKSEKPITLKFKNADVRDVFNILSRLSGINFIFDDDVRARGVSVYLEDATFAQALQLLLNMQNLEKKVLNAKTIIIYPKTKEKEKQFGDQIIQTFYLSNIDAKKAVNLLRTMLQLRKVYVHEELNALVIRENPEVINLARQIIEAADRADSEVVFDLELVEVNHGDDLRIGPELSRYAISAGMAKRTTTGAGNIVADTLSPGTDTSNLVGSFSSLESFYTLPTATFNFAKTLTDSEILANPKIRVKNKDKAKVHIGTREPVITVTTTNETSTDNIQYIDVGVKLDVEPTIQLDNSIVTKLTLEVSSVSDRQTTANGSIALTITTTNAQSVLTLKDGEQTIIGGLIRDDLTNTRNTFPFIGEIPVIGDLLTSFSKNKQKREILLSITPHIVKSVDLPRADVASIWSGGEDNLKAGPTFGAFAAVFEPEADRMPAPAAPALIKPAPMEPLPVDETEAASETEKPSQLPAMEEEAVERVELPPAEIPSASQSRVFLTGPSLVNAGETFSLDVVVDEVKNLYSAPLFVAYDPQRFEFVRAEEGDFLKADGQSTIFTSSANSEQGQLIIGYKQGAGGRGASGAGTLFRLFFEAQAAGAGTVRLERLNFRDPAGNRLQVQPAGIAVEVR is encoded by the coding sequence ATGAATAAATTGCAGGTAATGAAGGCCGTTTTTGCTTGCCTGCTGCTGGTGTTCCTGAGCGGGTGCGCCGGCCACAGGGCCTTTAAGGCCGGGGAAGAGGCTGTGCTGCAGGGGAACTATGACGAAGCCGTACTCAAGTATTCGCAGGCGGCTGCCAAGGAACCCCAGCGACACGAGTACCGCGCCAAGCTCGCAGCGGCCAGAACAATGGCTGCCCGGGAGCACTTGAAGAATGGTCGTCTGCTGACCGAAGGAAAGCAGTATGCCGAGGCGGTGGCGGAATTCCGCACGGCGCTGGACCTGGACCCGACGCTGGAAGTCGCCGACCGGGAGCTGGAGGAAGTGCAGGAGGTGATACGAGCCCACCAACTCGTCACCGAGGCCGAGGAATTCCATCGTGGCCGGCGCGTCCTGCAGGCGAAAAACAATCTGGACCTGGCCCTGCAGCTCGACCCCGGCAATGTCCGGGCGCGGGAGCTGATGGAAATTCTGAAGAAGGAGCGACGAACGGTCATAGACGGCTTCGAACTCGATGTGAAATCTGAAAAGCCAATCACCCTCAAATTCAAGAACGCCGACGTCCGGGATGTCTTTAATATCCTCTCCAGGCTGTCCGGAATCAACTTCATTTTCGATGACGATGTCAGAGCCCGAGGCGTTTCCGTCTATCTGGAAGATGCCACCTTCGCCCAGGCTCTGCAGCTTCTGCTTAATATGCAGAATCTTGAAAAGAAGGTTCTGAACGCCAAAACCATCATCATTTATCCCAAGACCAAGGAGAAGGAGAAGCAGTTCGGGGACCAGATCATTCAGACCTTCTATCTTTCCAATATCGATGCCAAGAAAGCGGTCAATCTGCTGCGCACCATGCTGCAGTTGCGCAAGGTCTATGTCCACGAGGAACTCAATGCCCTGGTTATCCGGGAAAATCCCGAGGTGATCAATCTGGCGCGGCAGATCATCGAGGCCGCGGACCGGGCTGATTCGGAGGTGGTGTTCGATCTGGAACTGGTGGAGGTGAATCACGGAGATGATTTGAGGATCGGACCCGAATTGAGCAGGTATGCGATCAGCGCAGGAATGGCGAAACGGACTACAACAGGGGCCGGAAACATCGTTGCCGACACTCTTTCGCCGGGAACTGATACCTCAAATCTCGTCGGCAGCTTCAGCAGCCTGGAATCATTTTACACCCTGCCCACGGCAACGTTCAATTTCGCCAAGACCCTCACCGATTCGGAGATTCTTGCGAATCCAAAAATTCGTGTAAAAAACAAGGATAAAGCCAAAGTCCATATCGGTACCCGCGAGCCTGTCATCACCGTAACCACTACCAACGAAACCAGTACCGACAACATCCAGTACATCGATGTCGGGGTGAAGCTTGATGTCGAGCCGACCATCCAACTGGATAATTCGATCGTGACAAAATTAACCCTTGAAGTCAGCAGTGTTTCGGACCGCCAGACGACCGCTAACGGATCGATCGCCCTGACCATTACCACGACCAACGCCCAAAGCGTCCTGACCCTCAAGGATGGCGAACAGACCATCATCGGCGGCCTCATCCGGGATGATTTAACGAATACCCGGAACACGTTCCCCTTCATCGGTGAGATCCCGGTTATCGGCGATCTCCTGACGAGTTTCTCCAAGAACAAGCAAAAGCGTGAGATCCTTCTTTCCATCACGCCTCACATAGTAAAGAGCGTGGACCTGCCAAGGGCCGACGTGGCGAGTATCTGGTCTGGAGGTGAGGACAACCTTAAAGCCGGTCCCACTTTCGGCGCATTTGCCGCGGTTTTCGAACCGGAAGCCGACAGAATGCCGGCGCCGGCCGCTCCGGCACTGATAAAACCCGCTCCAATGGAACCGTTGCCCGTGGACGAGACGGAAGCCGCTTCTGAAACTGAGAAGCCTTCGCAACTTCCCGCCATGGAAGAGGAAGCGGTGGAGCGTGTTGAACTGCCACCTGCCGAGATCCCCTCGGCGTCGCAATCGAGGGTCTTCCTCACCGGTCCTTCCCTGGTCAACGCCGGCGAAACCTTTTCCCTTGACGTTGTGGTGGACGAGGTGAAGAATCTCTACAGTGCTCCTCTGTTCGTTGCTTATGATCCCCAGCGGTTTGAATTCGTTCGGGCCGAGGAGGGGGATTTTCTCAAGGCCGACGGACAATCGACCATCTTCACCAGCAGTGCCAACAGCGAGCAGGGCCAGTTGATCATCGGCTACAAACAGGGTGCCGGAGGTCGGGGCGCCTCGGGTGCAGGGACCCTCTTCAGACTGTTCTTCGAGGCTCAAGCCGCAGGAGCGGGGACGGTGAGACTGGAACGGCTCAATTTCAGGGATCCGGCCGGCAACCGTCTGCAGGTCCAACCCGCGGGAATCGCCGTGGAGGTTCGCTAG
- the ftsX gene encoding permease-like cell division protein FtsX has translation MFERLSYLVAHRALRNMRQSPFLCAAAIGTVAVALAILAFFALVVLNVQKLTGHWSEEVQVVAYLDALPEDRQLRGWIEEIRHLPEVAEVTLVSREEAFDRFRKRLAGDADLLDGLDPDILPASLEIALHESSRTRQGVEAVVVRLKQNKALSDVRYGQEWLERFESFLTLLRLAGGILGGFLIFAALFIISNTIKLTLYARRDELEIMTLVGGTPLFIKMPFLLEGALQGAIGGILALGGAYMLFLFFVRRGLNALLPLTGMEGIAFLPSSWQLLVIAAGTLLGFVGSLISLRKFVRI, from the coding sequence GTGTTTGAACGCCTGAGTTACTTAGTCGCCCATCGGGCCCTGCGCAATATGCGGCAGAGCCCGTTTCTATGCGCTGCCGCCATCGGAACGGTTGCCGTCGCCCTTGCCATCCTGGCATTTTTTGCCCTCGTGGTTCTCAACGTGCAGAAACTCACGGGGCATTGGAGCGAGGAGGTGCAAGTCGTCGCATACCTCGATGCCCTACCCGAAGATCGCCAGCTTCGGGGCTGGATCGAAGAAATCCGGCATCTGCCCGAAGTGGCGGAGGTGACCCTGGTTTCCCGGGAGGAAGCATTCGATCGCTTCAGGAAGCGGCTTGCGGGGGATGCCGACCTGCTCGATGGCCTCGATCCTGATATCCTTCCCGCTTCCCTTGAAATCGCCCTTCACGAGTCGAGCAGAACGCGCCAGGGCGTCGAGGCGGTGGTTGTTCGCCTGAAGCAGAATAAGGCCCTGTCTGACGTGCGATACGGCCAGGAGTGGCTGGAGCGCTTTGAGTCCTTTTTGACCCTATTGCGCCTGGCCGGTGGGATCCTGGGCGGATTTCTGATTTTTGCCGCACTTTTTATCATATCCAATACTATTAAGCTCACCCTTTACGCCCGTCGCGACGAACTGGAAATCATGACCCTTGTCGGCGGAACACCGCTTTTTATTAAAATGCCTTTCCTTCTGGAGGGAGCTCTGCAAGGGGCCATTGGGGGAATCCTGGCCCTGGGGGGAGCCTACATGCTGTTCCTTTTCTTTGTGCGAAGAGGCTTGAACGCGCTTCTGCCTCTTACCGGCATGGAAGGAATTGCGTTTCTCCCCTCTTCCTGGCAGTTGCTGGTAATTGCCGCCGGCACGCTCCTCGGCTTCGTTGGAAGCCTGATCTCCCTGCGCAAGTTCGTCCGGATTTGA
- the pilM gene encoding pilus assembly protein PilM has protein sequence MIRRTYLGLDVRAEELRTVALHRKGRGSSLTGGRIVSLAEGVVSPSFRELNILNLSSFMDALHEVLGPLSGREERIALSLPEPAGKIILTEVETAFKTKDEGLEVLRWQLKSSLPFDPKDVRLDYQILEKSDTGRQRLIVSLMSGKVLEQYEELITEAGYNPTVVDFHSLHLYNYYRPRLDLGDNFILVGIEGSSLSFQFFQSRVLVFHRVREVEASPAKVFRELNLTMVGCREKYSGFRRATVFTHNDWEESEPLMEALTSAFEREVVLLNPHLERLTPGSLDLPSWRSPCLAAAIGAAERMM, from the coding sequence GTGATCCGTCGCACCTATCTGGGACTTGACGTTAGAGCCGAAGAACTCCGGACGGTAGCCCTGCACCGCAAGGGCCGGGGATCGTCTCTGACGGGCGGTCGTATTGTTTCGCTGGCAGAGGGGGTGGTATCTCCATCCTTCCGCGAACTGAACATCCTGAATCTAAGCTCTTTCATGGATGCCCTGCACGAAGTACTGGGTCCGCTGTCCGGACGTGAGGAAAGAATAGCGCTCTCTCTCCCCGAACCCGCAGGCAAAATCATTTTGACTGAAGTGGAGACGGCTTTCAAAACAAAGGACGAGGGGCTGGAAGTGCTCAGATGGCAACTCAAAAGCAGCCTCCCTTTCGACCCGAAAGATGTCCGGCTGGATTACCAGATTCTGGAGAAGAGCGATACGGGACGTCAACGCCTGATTGTTTCCCTGATGTCGGGAAAGGTTCTCGAACAGTACGAGGAACTTATCACGGAAGCCGGCTATAATCCGACCGTGGTCGATTTTCATTCCCTGCACCTGTATAATTACTACCGTCCCCGGCTCGACCTTGGAGATAATTTCATTCTGGTGGGGATTGAGGGAAGTTCTTTGAGTTTCCAGTTTTTTCAATCAAGGGTACTCGTCTTCCACCGTGTCCGGGAGGTGGAGGCGAGCCCCGCAAAGGTCTTCCGGGAACTCAATCTTACTATGGTCGGTTGTCGGGAAAAATATTCCGGCTTTCGGCGGGCAACCGTTTTCACGCACAATGACTGGGAAGAGAGCGAGCCCCTGATGGAAGCGCTCACTTCAGCATTCGAGCGGGAAGTGGTGCTGCTCAATCCGCACCTGGAGAGGCTGACACCGGGTTCTCTCGACCTCCCGTCCTGGCGGTCCCCATGCCTGGCCGCGGCCATAGGCGCCGCGGAGCGGATGATGTGA